Within Anopheles nili chromosome 3, idAnoNiliSN_F5_01, whole genome shotgun sequence, the genomic segment AAGCTTAAATATGGAAAGAGATTGTAATACGTCGACGTGTTGaggaatggaaaaatattaaGGAACGTTTTAAATTAATgatacatttaaaaaatgatcAAATCGTTACATTCAATTGCAATAACCGAATACATTTTAATGTACTCGTATACACCTACGATAGAATTTCTGATAGAGCTGTGAAGCAAtcaaaaagctccaaaaagcTCTTctaaaaaaagggagagaaaaaaacagaacaaattCTTAAAACAGGAAATCGGCATTCATTGAAAACAGTGGCagatgcaatttattttcaatcaagTGGATTCTATCTTCGAGAATTGTTTAAGTTTAAGCTAAAGGAAAATCTGAAAGGCATAATTAATTACGTTCCATCAAAAAGGCCACTAAACTCAACAAGGTATACTATACAACTATATTCTTACAACTATACTATATACTATATATACAACTATATACAACTATATTCTTTATGGCGTTTGTGTATGCGTCAATATAATAACTCGACAACTGTctaacagaaaagaaaaaaccctcacAAAGCGCCCCATCAACTCGTATCTAATTACGCGCGCTCCACACGACAACGGCCCACAATTCCATCGTTCAGACCCGCTTCGttcaaaccacccccaccgatagggcgaacggaaaaacgcATTTTCTCTACCCACTCGCCACAGTGGGGCGGAAGTACGTCCGCAAAGAAACGAACTATGCGGGCAAACTCCTGCCCTGACACTGAACTTCAGCCGGTGCGTTCCACGTGCCCGATAATGGTATCATACAGTGCGTCCTTGACGTCGCCCGCGAGCAGGAAGTCCATATGGTTGAAGGTCACATTTGGTAGCAGGTTCAGGGTGACCAAGTTCGGCAGCCTGGCCGCAAGCCGCCGTACGTCATCCGGATGCGTTAGCTGATCCGCAAGTCCGTAAAAGACGGCCACTGGTGCCGTGACGCGATCGAGATCGTACTCCGGTGGCGTCTCGTGGCCAGCATATCGAcgccgattttccaccgggccGAAATCGTACGGCTGGAAGCGACTGGAGATGACTTCCTGTCCGAAATGTGCCACCTGGCGGGTTGAGCAACCGGCCGGTAGATGGCGCAACAGCACCGGTAAACCACCGGGTGCGAGATGTGGATATTTGCCACCCGTCATCGTGTGCATCGCGTCCAGGCAGAGTGCTCTAGCGAGGAAATCCGGACAAAGTGCCGCTGTAACGCGGTCCAGCTCGTCCGGAAAGGGTTTTAACTCAAAGACCCCCAATGAGCCAAGGAAGTGCTGTgtgacgaaacaaaaaaggaacacctCAGAAGCACCTCAGGGAAAGGAAACGATTTGAGATCCCAACGAATTCTTACCAAAGCGGCCGTTTCGTGTTGAGCGAAAAACCGTAACAGTGGGTTCTGGAGGTGGTTCAGGAAGACAGCAGGTGCGAGAGCTTGCGCGAGCAGGAACTTCCGGTTGTACTCGGGTCGAAGTGCGTTGAGTACGAAAAACACTGTGGTACCTTGCGAGTGACCGATGTAGTGAAGCTGTTGGTGATCTGTTCGAGCCAACACAAAGTCAACCATCGCTGGGAGGTCATAAAGACCGATCTCGTGGAAAGAAAAGTCCCAAAAGTCC encodes:
- the LOC128724447 gene encoding lipase 1-like — translated: MASLVSRIGMLLLGVVLTGCDILFDLEDAALSTPEITRKYGYTSEVHHVTTTDGYVLELHRIRGSPRSGPANPTKPPVLLLHGLMGSSADWILAGPDEALPYLLSDRGHDVWLGNARGNRYSRNHTHRSPEERDFWDFSFHEIGLYDLPAMVDFVLARTDHQQLHYIGHSQGTTVFFVLNALRPEYNRKFLLAQALAPAVFLNHLQNPLLRFFAQHETAALHFLGSLGVFELKPFPDELDRVTAALCPDFLARALCLDAMHTMTGGKYPHLAPGGLPVLLRHLPAGCSTRQVAHFGQEVISSRFQPYDFGPVENRRRYAGHETPPEYDLDRVTAPVAVFYGLADQLTHPDDVRRLAARLPNLVTLNLLPNVTFNHMDFLLAGDVKDALYDTIIGHVERTG